Proteins encoded within one genomic window of Planococcus sp. MB-3u-03:
- a CDS encoding ATPase, T2SS/T4P/T4SS family — protein sequence MVVQSKEEKYEGLPSEITESWNDGFDINTFLIEKGGEQNRLKLKTAAPSQTVRHDFQAAKRAVQKFFHDKVEDKMIKENERAERQRIEHQATLGNKESMDMLIDEINSFLRDSPYQNISYDPMFDSLSHAIFEHIYRFKNFYKWQRHPNSPSAKILGKEIWFKIDGKFVKQDEEFSSIEEVEEIIRLLQQNNPNFTVNEKQPQGELDLPDGTRITLTIPPRTLYPTIVFRRFIVNNFSFEEQVRYGTIAREDIPIFQTLARVRANMVVAGGVESGKSTMLKTFYAERPADLVALMIETHPETFLKRDFPERLVHEFSISDADIRSVLKTILRFDHDYVIMQEVRGVEADAAIDGASRGATGLLMTYHVTEPSKVCEQLAQHILDVYPSRRYVNEVRRVSQTLNLGVTMKTFPGNKKRVTSVFEVNYDYNTDKAWISYLMKYDSINHQWEYNDQLSDSLVQLLNEEGDTTLANFRTLMAERKAVSPMQEGIIQPILFKDAGEME from the coding sequence ATGGTTGTTCAATCGAAAGAAGAGAAATACGAAGGCTTGCCAAGTGAAATCACCGAAAGCTGGAACGACGGGTTCGACATTAACACTTTCTTAATTGAGAAGGGTGGAGAACAAAACCGCCTAAAATTAAAAACCGCCGCTCCTAGCCAAACGGTCCGCCATGATTTCCAGGCTGCCAAAAGAGCCGTACAAAAGTTCTTCCACGATAAAGTGGAAGACAAAATGATCAAAGAAAATGAACGAGCTGAACGCCAGCGCATCGAGCACCAAGCGACGCTCGGAAATAAAGAATCCATGGATATGCTAATCGACGAGATAAATTCTTTTTTGAGAGATTCCCCTTATCAAAACATTAGCTATGATCCAATGTTCGATTCACTATCTCACGCCATCTTTGAACATATCTATCGTTTCAAGAACTTCTACAAATGGCAACGCCATCCAAACTCACCATCAGCAAAAATCTTAGGCAAAGAAATTTGGTTCAAGATTGATGGGAAGTTTGTGAAACAGGACGAAGAGTTTTCATCGATTGAAGAAGTAGAGGAAATTATTCGTTTGCTACAACAAAACAATCCAAACTTCACGGTAAATGAAAAGCAGCCGCAAGGTGAACTGGATCTACCTGACGGCACTCGGATTACTTTGACTATCCCTCCAAGAACGCTTTACCCAACCATTGTTTTCCGCCGCTTCATCGTCAACAACTTCAGTTTTGAAGAACAAGTGCGGTATGGAACGATCGCGAGAGAAGATATCCCCATCTTCCAAACGCTTGCTCGTGTTCGGGCAAATATGGTCGTAGCAGGTGGTGTAGAGTCTGGAAAATCAACCATGCTAAAAACCTTCTATGCGGAGCGGCCGGCAGATTTGGTTGCTTTGATGATCGAGACGCACCCTGAAACATTCCTAAAACGTGACTTTCCCGAACGCTTGGTTCATGAATTTTCTATCTCGGATGCTGACATTCGGAGTGTTCTAAAAACCATCTTACGATTTGACCATGATTACGTCATCATGCAGGAAGTACGAGGTGTGGAGGCTGACGCAGCGATTGATGGAGCTTCGCGTGGGGCCACTGGCTTGCTCATGACTTATCACGTAACAGAGCCTTCCAAAGTTTGCGAGCAGCTGGCACAGCATATCCTGGATGTGTATCCTTCCAGACGCTATGTAAACGAAGTACGAAGAGTTTCTCAAACTCTCAATCTTGGTGTAACAATGAAGACATTCCCTGGCAATAAAAAGCGCGTTACTAGTGTTTTTGAAGTCAACTATGACTACAACACGGACAAGGCTTGGATCTCTTACTTAATGAAATATGACAGCATTAATCACCAATGGGAATATAACGACCAACTTTCAGATTCCTTAGTGCAGCTGCTCAATGAGGAAGGGGATACAACCTTAGCGAATTTCCGAACCCTTATGGCAGAACGGAAAGCAGTCTCTCCAATGCAGGAAGGCATCATTCAGCCAATTTTATTTAAAGATGCAGGTGAGATGGAATGA
- a CDS encoding M23 family metallopeptidase yields the protein MEVVLRMVFIVFIAVSGMVMNHDLQTKAQTLHYLKEDLEIAAHDAALEIVEEELASGKIIFDQSKAMTTFRNSFEKNSRLSSTDYEIVEMHFFDEDTVEEFPQEFSASNADFSEDIDSPTLLAFIKTKQNSYYANNADKSFVQVASYSYKPNGEVIQQPSIGDVAMGVPNAQGFSWPVPYTNRVTSEFGMRTNPYTGVYKLHAGIDIADGGVLDTPVTPAMEGEVKFAGFINGYGNVVVIKHSDGIETRYAHLHRIQSAAGDQVSPGNVIGTVGNTGNSTGPHLHFEIRIDGVPYDPLLFYANSQYYM from the coding sequence GTGGAAGTAGTCTTGCGAATGGTCTTCATTGTTTTTATTGCTGTAAGCGGCATGGTGATGAATCATGATTTACAAACGAAGGCCCAAACACTTCATTATTTAAAAGAAGATTTAGAGATAGCGGCACATGATGCTGCTTTGGAAATCGTGGAGGAAGAATTGGCCAGTGGGAAGATCATTTTTGATCAGTCAAAAGCAATGACGACTTTTCGTAATAGCTTCGAGAAAAACTCCCGTTTATCCTCAACTGATTATGAAATAGTAGAAATGCATTTCTTCGATGAAGACACAGTAGAAGAGTTTCCTCAAGAGTTCTCAGCATCAAATGCCGATTTTTCAGAGGATATTGATTCTCCCACATTATTGGCATTTATTAAGACAAAACAGAATTCATATTATGCGAATAATGCCGATAAATCATTTGTACAGGTTGCAAGTTATTCTTATAAGCCAAATGGCGAAGTGATACAGCAACCAAGTATCGGTGATGTTGCGATGGGCGTACCAAACGCTCAAGGCTTTTCATGGCCCGTTCCATATACAAATCGAGTTACATCTGAATTTGGAATGAGAACAAACCCCTATACAGGCGTTTATAAGCTCCATGCCGGCATCGATATTGCAGATGGTGGAGTGCTAGACACGCCAGTAACGCCAGCGATGGAAGGCGAAGTCAAGTTTGCTGGATTTATTAACGGTTACGGCAATGTCGTTGTCATCAAGCACAGCGATGGAATCGAAACTCGATATGCTCATTTACATAGAATTCAGTCCGCAGCTGGTGATCAGGTAAGCCCCGGCAATGTCATTGGGACAGTCGGAAATACCGGAAATTCCACAGGCCCGCATTTGCATTTTGAGATTAGAATTGACGGAGTACCTTACGACCCGCTCCTTTTCTATGCAAATAGTCAGTATTATATGTGA
- a CDS encoding cell wall-binding repeat-containing protein, translated as MKKSIKSGVLTLTLAASGVMAPIQSNANELAWDYKCEDGQEVYEDGTTRYVCEAEPNDDWRQAKEILMPASYADSEKTKRVISLVGVEESLSTVDWWKITLPDERGNMSWKTLQDTGRGMIYVYDEQKDDVVEIFEYEQEHGKYTGKEFYYASYSKTKNPNYIVNLEYKANPAGDNPHEPNDVFEPLNDNVEYALVETNKLIKTTWSNEYDRRDIFGIKATSQGQLKAEIHYSDYEFEKWTHRDAYITYSIEAEKQDGTWTTLYSKAVAGIPDQTFTIDLEVDNEELTGVYLLNLQNSDFYDENYEFKISFTSNGTDPVEPPTEPEPPTDPVDPPTDPVEPPAEPEEPADPPAEPEEPVEQTIERFGGDDRYHTNKLMNQDVSDGSLDHVIVASGRNFPDALAGGALTNSKNGTIVLVNERKSVMDAATKDIARMLKPDGKVLILGSDSVVSEKMVDSLKGHKISTQRIYGDTRIETAIEVAKEVNADPSEIFLVDGFNFADALSIAPVSAKLNQPILMTKKQEKLPDTVLAYLEESNIETITIIGGTYAVGSPIEDYLKAEGYTVNRVSGSKRTETSLAVAKEYYPNVSAVGIANGWQFPDALSGSAFAYRNDMPVILTSDKEISPANLKWIKENNKSIYLMGGTLPLPKSLESEF; from the coding sequence ATGAAAAAATCGATTAAATCAGGTGTGCTCACTTTAACGCTAGCTGCAAGTGGAGTTATGGCTCCAATTCAATCCAATGCAAATGAATTAGCGTGGGATTACAAATGTGAAGATGGCCAAGAGGTATATGAAGATGGCACGACACGCTATGTGTGTGAAGCTGAGCCAAATGACGATTGGAGACAAGCGAAAGAAATCCTAATGCCGGCATCCTATGCAGATAGCGAAAAAACGAAACGTGTTATTTCGCTGGTCGGAGTCGAAGAAAGTTTGAGCACAGTGGATTGGTGGAAAATCACGCTCCCTGATGAAAGAGGGAATATGTCATGGAAGACTCTTCAAGACACTGGAAGGGGCATGATTTATGTTTACGATGAACAGAAAGACGACGTTGTAGAGATCTTCGAGTACGAGCAAGAGCATGGAAAATATACAGGCAAGGAATTTTACTATGCGTCCTACTCTAAAACGAAAAATCCGAATTACATCGTAAATCTAGAATACAAAGCCAATCCTGCAGGAGATAACCCTCACGAACCCAATGATGTATTTGAACCACTGAACGATAACGTAGAATATGCGCTTGTCGAAACAAACAAATTAATTAAAACTACTTGGTCAAATGAATATGACCGCAGAGACATCTTTGGTATCAAAGCTACTTCTCAGGGACAGCTTAAAGCTGAAATTCATTACTCCGATTACGAGTTTGAGAAATGGACACATAGAGATGCTTATATCACCTATAGTATTGAGGCCGAAAAGCAGGATGGTACGTGGACAACTCTTTATTCAAAAGCGGTAGCGGGAATACCCGACCAAACTTTCACAATTGATTTAGAGGTGGACAATGAAGAGTTGACTGGCGTATATCTACTTAACTTACAAAACTCCGATTTCTATGACGAAAATTATGAATTCAAAATTTCATTCACTTCTAATGGAACAGATCCGGTAGAACCACCAACCGAGCCAGAACCACCAACTGACCCAGTAGACCCTCCAACTGACCCAGTCGAACCACCGGCTGAACCGGAAGAACCTGCTGACCCGCCTGCCGAGCCGGAAGAGCCTGTCGAGCAAACTATTGAGCGGTTTGGTGGAGATGACCGCTACCACACAAACAAATTGATGAATCAAGATGTTTCTGATGGATCGCTTGACCATGTAATTGTAGCGAGCGGAAGAAACTTCCCTGATGCTTTGGCTGGTGGGGCTTTAACTAACTCTAAAAACGGCACGATTGTACTTGTAAATGAACGTAAATCAGTAATGGATGCAGCAACAAAAGACATTGCTCGTATGCTGAAACCGGATGGAAAAGTCCTAATTCTAGGTTCAGATTCTGTTGTTTCCGAAAAAATGGTGGATAGCTTAAAAGGACATAAAATTTCAACACAACGAATTTACGGAGATACAAGAATCGAGACAGCAATCGAAGTGGCAAAAGAAGTGAATGCTGATCCATCTGAAATCTTTTTGGTCGATGGCTTTAACTTTGCTGATGCACTTTCCATTGCGCCAGTTTCCGCTAAACTTAACCAGCCGATTCTGATGACCAAGAAACAAGAGAAACTTCCAGATACTGTTCTTGCTTATCTCGAAGAGTCTAATATCGAAACGATTACTATCATCGGCGGAACATATGCAGTAGGTAGCCCAATTGAGGATTATCTAAAAGCAGAGGGCTACACTGTTAATCGGGTTAGTGGAAGTAAAAGAACAGAAACGAGCTTAGCTGTTGCGAAAGAATACTATCCTAATGTTTCAGCTGTCGGAATCGCTAATGGGTGGCAATTCCCTGACGCTTTATCCGGAAGCGCGTTCGCATATAGAAATGATATGCCGGTAATTCTTACGAGCGACAAAGAAATCTCCCCAGCTAACTTGAAGTGGATAAAAGAAAATAACAAATCCATTTATCTCATGGGCGGGACTCTTCCTTTGCCTAAATCGCTCGAAAGCGAGTTTTAA
- a CDS encoding PKD domain-containing protein, which translates to MKKYFIGFLSVVMVVMLLFEPSKASAERVYGNGANSPYADNAGSNNFKDQTVLPPLSDSWTLDPRQTFYSRVPVEQGLVITSYRLLMGSGNAIYGVSNQTGEVSDTEYEVGNPFYQAFPSSYGSVTSNARIADVYGGEGIFFGTSSGFMGRMKGIGLDSTEAQRSFVFSPANANGTSKYYGGAIRHHTATGQYSGTLVRFGEAFASDTKLHHMNSVDMKRDWYYDLDEVPNYAAGDKYSGLISLPSRSDGFMAFSDSPEGRGHGLIWSDSSKYDRTLGEFTVNAPDTRIEYRSGIPKAGAYDETTGTIVAVDRSGRVYFHSKNGVNKVTDFTNPWLYAGDSQTRGYDSVGGVLLHDGSAFMSTKDSSKGAGLGTISKINIANPSISTKTTYVHDAAITTQPIFLSGTLYFGDERGRVYALDPKTMKKINWYRPDESATSTEYTQVGSGEEVLTLVGADNHLFAGTETALEGWKGRPDYVIDAIREVGYGGTSSTLNNKRYNYYSSSIPAIDIRGDFMNIGSFDYSVYTDFGGQNDQKAGIQMKNLDTGQDISIPSSLIRTPFSVEDHKYSTERKNVTESERPYLFQLPSTGVEGQMNFPFTPQEEGKYQVTFSANVDGLQTEFLHSNNTMSSEFDVVDMRVPSMQADKTEYKPGETITFTNSKYQKASYESYRAEIIDSSGNVVYEATDAMFAPTLTTQLSSSGDYRYRISILNRYGDTLSSSYKPLSILNSPPAAEITYDPATIYNDTTVELFSNASDSDGDELTYQWSYQEPRSRIWVDFSTEENPVRDFPIKGLWHLRLIVSDPYASTTVTNEFWVVNRAPVPDFEWNPSTIFKGTTVAFENKSSDLDKDTLTYQWAYQEPGATTWIDLSTAENPSMALDKKGSWNVRLTASDGEESKSVTKVLSVDNRPPVANFDWNPSTIYNDTSVTFTDASSDVDGDTLTHQWAYQEPGTSDWVEFSSEKSPSQVFNKKGDWNIRLTVSDGALEHSVTKSLTVQNRPPLASFNWNPTTIFNNTKVDFINNSSDVDEDSLTYQWAYQEPESSSWIDFSTAEQPSRVFDKKGRWNIRLTVSDGSSTHSETKALDVENRGPKADFNWNPSTIYNDTSVTFEDASTDPDNDDLSYSWAYQEPGTSTWTDFSQIENPKQLFKKKGDLNIRLIVSDGAGTDSIIKSLTVQNRPPAAAFSWNPETIHIDTSVTFENTSNDIDGDDLTYEWAYQEPGTTTWVDFSKEIEPAQVFDKKGQWKVRLTANDGAASHSTEKEISVGNRPPVTAFTWNPTTVYTNTEVTFGNTSSDPDEDELTYQWAYQKPGTNTWTDFSKEKTPSHEFDQIGKWNIRLITSDGSASTPLIKALTVLNTPPEVTLAYAPETIYEGDTVTLTAKPTDLDGDAMTVVFEENRNGVWQEIHKVEDVASGDTLRHAFVAAPQTYDVRVRAIDSNDGEGTATVNFEASPLEIEGFVNHTAEWQAIHDEAGHTPEQFYAGERFLTEAVVTDHPIEKVTVSFAGEQITGNLLTLSSPMEVRTHPVYEKEIYEKLTGDPDEHLAPGMAYFVFEAEWENGVVKQTRVSINIVSDVYGAFDFYRSN; encoded by the coding sequence ATGAAGAAATATTTCATCGGCTTTCTATCTGTAGTTATGGTGGTTATGCTGCTATTTGAGCCTTCAAAGGCTTCGGCAGAACGTGTCTATGGTAATGGAGCTAATTCTCCTTACGCAGACAACGCTGGTTCCAACAATTTTAAAGATCAGACAGTGTTGCCGCCTTTAAGTGATTCTTGGACGCTTGACCCTCGGCAAACATTTTATTCTAGGGTGCCGGTTGAGCAAGGTTTAGTAATCACTTCTTACCGGCTTCTAATGGGCTCTGGAAACGCTATTTATGGCGTTTCTAACCAAACTGGTGAAGTTTCTGACACGGAATATGAAGTAGGGAATCCTTTTTATCAGGCATTCCCTTCATCATATGGAAGTGTAACTTCGAACGCCAGAATCGCTGATGTGTATGGCGGCGAAGGTATCTTTTTTGGTACTAGTAGCGGTTTCATGGGCAGAATGAAAGGAATCGGATTAGATTCAACCGAGGCTCAACGAAGCTTTGTGTTTTCTCCAGCCAACGCAAACGGAACGAGTAAATATTACGGTGGTGCAATTCGTCATCATACTGCAACTGGTCAATATTCCGGTACACTGGTTCGGTTTGGAGAGGCATTTGCTTCCGATACAAAATTACACCATATGAATTCAGTTGATATGAAGCGGGATTGGTACTACGATTTGGACGAAGTTCCAAATTACGCTGCTGGTGATAAATACTCTGGGCTTATCTCATTGCCCTCACGATCCGATGGATTTATGGCATTCTCCGACAGTCCGGAAGGTAGAGGACACGGGTTAATTTGGAGCGACAGCAGTAAGTACGATAGAACGTTAGGCGAGTTTACTGTAAATGCCCCTGATACAAGAATTGAATATCGTTCAGGTATTCCTAAAGCGGGTGCATACGATGAAACGACTGGAACAATTGTTGCTGTCGATAGATCGGGACGAGTGTACTTCCATAGCAAAAATGGTGTAAATAAAGTTACGGATTTCACGAATCCTTGGCTATATGCCGGGGATAGTCAAACGAGAGGTTATGACTCAGTTGGTGGAGTTTTACTCCATGATGGCTCTGCTTTCATGTCAACCAAAGACAGTTCGAAAGGAGCGGGGTTGGGGACAATATCAAAAATAAATATTGCTAACCCTTCCATTTCTACAAAAACGACATATGTGCATGATGCAGCCATTACCACTCAACCAATTTTCCTTAGTGGAACACTCTATTTTGGCGATGAAAGAGGAAGAGTTTATGCCTTAGACCCAAAAACAATGAAGAAAATAAATTGGTATCGTCCCGATGAGAGTGCAACTTCAACTGAATACACTCAAGTGGGTTCAGGAGAAGAAGTGCTCACTTTGGTCGGGGCTGATAATCATCTGTTCGCGGGTACTGAAACTGCTTTAGAAGGATGGAAGGGCCGCCCTGACTATGTAATAGACGCGATTAGAGAAGTTGGTTACGGCGGAACATCATCTACCTTAAACAACAAACGATACAATTATTACAGTTCTAGTATTCCAGCAATTGATATCCGAGGTGACTTTATGAATATTGGTTCTTTTGATTACTCCGTCTATACAGACTTTGGCGGACAAAACGATCAAAAGGCAGGTATTCAAATGAAAAACCTCGATACAGGCCAGGATATATCCATTCCTTCTTCGCTGATTCGCACACCATTTTCTGTAGAAGACCACAAATATAGCACCGAACGAAAGAATGTTACAGAGTCTGAAAGACCTTATCTTTTCCAACTTCCTTCAACTGGAGTTGAAGGCCAGATGAATTTCCCTTTCACTCCGCAAGAGGAAGGGAAATATCAAGTTACATTCAGTGCTAACGTTGATGGTCTGCAGACAGAGTTTCTTCACTCGAACAACACGATGTCTTCAGAATTTGATGTTGTTGATATGAGAGTTCCAAGTATGCAAGCTGACAAAACTGAATACAAACCTGGTGAAACAATTACTTTCACAAACAGCAAATATCAAAAGGCATCCTATGAAAGTTATAGAGCAGAAATAATCGATTCGAGCGGAAATGTGGTGTATGAAGCAACCGATGCAATGTTTGCACCGACATTAACCACGCAGCTTAGTAGCAGCGGAGATTATCGATACAGAATTAGTATCCTTAACCGATACGGAGATACTCTTTCAAGTTCTTACAAACCGTTATCGATTCTTAACTCGCCGCCAGCCGCTGAAATCACTTATGATCCTGCGACAATCTATAACGATACGACAGTTGAGTTGTTTAGCAATGCGAGCGATTCAGATGGCGACGAATTGACTTATCAATGGTCATATCAGGAGCCGAGATCTAGAATTTGGGTTGATTTTTCGACAGAAGAAAATCCTGTGCGAGATTTCCCAATTAAAGGTTTGTGGCATCTTCGACTTATTGTTTCAGACCCTTATGCTTCGACAACAGTCACCAATGAATTTTGGGTTGTAAACAGAGCTCCTGTACCGGACTTTGAGTGGAATCCATCCACTATCTTCAAGGGGACGACAGTTGCTTTCGAAAATAAATCGAGCGATCTCGATAAAGATACACTTACTTATCAATGGGCTTATCAAGAGCCAGGAGCAACAACGTGGATAGACCTTTCAACAGCGGAAAATCCTTCTATGGCTTTAGATAAAAAGGGCAGCTGGAATGTGAGGCTCACAGCAAGCGATGGAGAAGAATCTAAATCAGTGACTAAGGTTTTGTCAGTTGATAATCGACCGCCAGTCGCAAACTTTGATTGGAATCCATCGACTATCTATAATGACACTTCAGTAACGTTCACGGATGCTTCAAGTGATGTAGATGGAGATACATTAACGCATCAATGGGCTTATCAAGAACCAGGCACATCTGATTGGGTTGAGTTTTCTTCTGAGAAATCCCCATCACAAGTCTTTAATAAAAAAGGGGACTGGAACATTCGGTTAACGGTATCTGACGGGGCGTTAGAACATTCAGTTACGAAATCGCTGACGGTTCAAAATAGACCGCCACTTGCGAGTTTCAATTGGAATCCAACGACAATCTTCAATAATACAAAAGTAGATTTTATCAACAACTCTTCGGATGTAGATGAAGACTCGCTTACTTATCAATGGGCTTACCAGGAACCTGAAAGCAGTTCATGGATCGACTTCTCAACAGCTGAACAGCCTTCTAGAGTTTTCGATAAGAAGGGACGTTGGAATATTCGATTGACCGTTTCTGATGGATCTTCGACTCATTCTGAAACGAAAGCATTGGATGTTGAAAACCGTGGTCCAAAAGCAGATTTCAATTGGAACCCTTCCACCATTTACAATGATACGAGCGTAACTTTTGAAGATGCTTCCACAGATCCGGACAACGATGATCTCAGCTACTCATGGGCTTATCAAGAGCCTGGAACATCTACCTGGACAGACTTCTCACAAATCGAGAATCCGAAGCAACTTTTCAAAAAGAAAGGCGATTTGAACATCCGGCTTATCGTTTCTGATGGAGCGGGAACTGATTCCATTATTAAATCGCTGACGGTCCAAAATAGACCGCCTGCAGCAGCCTTCTCTTGGAATCCAGAAACCATTCATATCGACACCTCTGTAACGTTTGAAAACACTTCGAATGATATTGATGGAGATGATCTAACATATGAGTGGGCTTATCAAGAACCTGGAACTACAACGTGGGTAGATTTCTCGAAAGAGATTGAGCCGGCACAAGTATTCGACAAAAAAGGACAGTGGAAGGTTCGGTTAACAGCAAATGACGGAGCGGCTTCTCATTCTACCGAAAAAGAAATCTCGGTAGGGAATAGACCACCCGTAACAGCTTTCACGTGGAATCCAACCACTGTTTACACAAACACCGAAGTAACATTCGGCAACACTTCTTCCGATCCGGATGAAGATGAACTCACGTACCAATGGGCTTATCAAAAGCCTGGAACAAATACATGGACCGACTTTTCCAAAGAGAAAACGCCGTCCCATGAATTTGATCAGATTGGAAAGTGGAATATTCGTCTCATTACTTCAGATGGAAGTGCCTCAACACCGTTGATCAAAGCTTTGACGGTTCTCAATACGCCGCCGGAGGTCACGTTAGCTTATGCGCCAGAAACGATTTATGAAGGCGATACGGTAACTCTTACAGCCAAGCCTACTGATTTGGATGGCGATGCTATGACAGTCGTTTTTGAAGAAAATAGAAACGGTGTTTGGCAAGAAATTCACAAAGTAGAGGATGTAGCTTCTGGTGATACGCTCAGACATGCTTTCGTAGCTGCTCCGCAGACGTATGATGTTCGTGTAAGAGCAATCGACAGCAACGATGGTGAAGGAACGGCCACTGTTAACTTCGAAGCCAGCCCCCTAGAAATAGAAGGGTTCGTGAATCATACAGCAGAATGGCAAGCTATCCATGATGAGGCAGGGCATACGCCAGAGCAGTTTTATGCAGGAGAGCGTTTCTTAACGGAAGCGGTCGTAACGGACCATCCGATAGAAAAAGTAACGGTAAGCTTCGCTGGAGAACAAATTACCGGCAATCTCTTGACGCTTTCTTCTCCAATGGAAGTACGGACACACCCTGTGTATGAAAAAGAAATATATGAGAAATTGACGGGGGATCCGGACGAACATTTGGCCCCTGGCATGGCATACTTTGTATTTGAAGCAGAATGGGAAAACGGAGTGGTTAAACAAACTAGGGTATCTATAAACATCGTGAGTGATGTATACGGAGCGTTTGACTTCTACCGATCGAATTAA
- a CDS encoding DUF6018 family natural product bioysynthesis protein yields the protein MNNIQKRVKPNPFTLVQNSVDSKEKKGAFSSSKLKDCSLRTFRMEINTSDGKIRHYGLRCDNQEDAREQAIQMVNDMAFSYGDNRIMWRLAGDRHWSFQGAVHKKKSLLQKIMEYFFVLDDEEEEAQFNHGK from the coding sequence ATGAACAACATTCAAAAAAGGGTGAAGCCGAATCCATTTACACTTGTCCAAAATTCGGTCGATTCCAAAGAGAAAAAAGGAGCATTTTCTTCATCAAAACTGAAAGATTGTAGCTTGCGGACTTTTCGAATGGAAATCAATACTTCTGACGGAAAAATCCGCCATTACGGACTTCGTTGTGACAATCAAGAGGATGCTCGTGAACAAGCAATTCAGATGGTAAATGATATGGCTTTCTCTTATGGAGATAATCGTATTATGTGGCGCTTAGCTGGAGATCGACACTGGAGCTTTCAGGGAGCGGTACACAAGAAAAAGAGCTTGCTTCAAAAAATCATGGAATATTTCTTTGTTCTTGATGATGAAGAGGAAGAAGCTCAATTTAACCACGGAAAGTAA
- the ssb gene encoding single-stranded DNA-binding protein — protein MINRVVLVGRLTKDPDLRYTPSGVAVARFTLAVNRNFTKSAGDKEADFINVTVWRKQAENAANFLKKGHLAGVEGRIQTGSYEGQDGKRVFTTEVVADSVQFLEPRGKSSQRESNTNGGQSNQSNRSQEHSYSGANNGSYSNGSGKFEVSDDDLPF, from the coding sequence ATGATAAATCGCGTAGTTTTAGTAGGAAGACTTACAAAAGATCCGGATCTTCGCTATACACCATCAGGCGTAGCCGTTGCACGTTTCACTTTGGCAGTCAATCGCAATTTCACAAAATCTGCTGGAGATAAAGAAGCAGATTTTATTAATGTGACCGTTTGGCGCAAACAAGCTGAGAATGCTGCAAACTTTCTTAAAAAAGGTCACCTTGCAGGTGTTGAAGGAAGAATTCAAACCGGCAGTTATGAAGGACAAGATGGGAAGCGAGTCTTCACTACAGAAGTTGTCGCGGACAGCGTTCAATTCCTGGAACCTCGCGGTAAATCGAGTCAGAGAGAATCGAATACAAATGGTGGGCAGTCAAATCAATCAAATCGTTCGCAAGAGCATTCCTATAGTGGAGCTAACAATGGTTCCTATAGCAATGGCAGCGGAAAATTTGAAGTCTCAGACGACGATCTGCCGTTTTGA